In Microbacterium foliorum, the following proteins share a genomic window:
- the flgK gene encoding flagellar hook-associated protein FlgK, whose product MSSFAGLRLAESALSAARAGMTVTGQNIANQATPGYTRQRVEQTSFSAPGQTGLWPSGLGIGGGVGVTGIARLGDDILDARVRDALSTSGFWSARATAASSAEGVMAEPTKDGLAANLDRFWAGWSDLANTPDPAAAQVVLTNANVLIGQIAAGYQTIAGQWSDMRGQVDSQLADVNAVAGQVASLNGQIRDALQSGRTANELIDQRNVLAQQLSTAVGAKGNVEADGTLTLRVDGNALVSGDSSRALVASGPRDIADAGRITVAWADRPGLAVPITGGIVGGTISALAPASDGGTLAGVAAAYNETATALATAVNDVHRTGVTSSGAAGGDFFALNGAGPAALGLSVVPTGLDQLALAAPGAGAKDTTIADRISALSSSATGPTKTWSTFVTGFAVSVAGDLQRADIADMGAVAAVTAQQSNSSVDGDEETINLLTYQTAYQAAARVLTAVDEALDLLINRTGLVGR is encoded by the coding sequence ATGTCTTCATTCGCAGGACTCCGCCTCGCCGAATCCGCGCTCTCCGCGGCACGCGCGGGGATGACAGTGACCGGCCAGAACATCGCCAATCAGGCCACCCCCGGCTACACCCGCCAGCGTGTGGAGCAGACCTCGTTCTCAGCGCCGGGGCAGACGGGACTCTGGCCGTCGGGGCTCGGCATCGGCGGCGGTGTCGGCGTGACCGGGATCGCGCGGCTGGGCGACGACATCCTCGACGCTCGCGTGCGAGACGCGCTGTCGACGTCGGGCTTCTGGAGCGCTCGCGCGACGGCCGCCAGCAGCGCCGAAGGCGTGATGGCCGAACCGACCAAGGACGGTCTCGCGGCGAACCTCGATCGCTTCTGGGCCGGCTGGTCCGACCTCGCCAACACGCCGGACCCGGCCGCGGCGCAGGTCGTGCTCACGAACGCGAACGTGCTCATCGGTCAGATCGCCGCGGGCTATCAGACGATCGCCGGGCAGTGGAGCGACATGCGCGGACAGGTCGACAGTCAGCTCGCCGACGTCAATGCCGTCGCGGGTCAGGTGGCCTCACTCAACGGTCAGATCAGGGACGCGCTGCAGTCCGGCCGCACCGCCAACGAGCTGATCGACCAGCGCAACGTCCTCGCCCAGCAGCTCTCGACCGCGGTCGGTGCCAAGGGCAATGTCGAGGCGGACGGAACACTCACTCTTCGCGTCGACGGCAACGCGCTCGTCTCGGGCGACAGCAGCCGAGCGCTCGTCGCGAGCGGGCCGCGTGACATCGCCGACGCCGGTCGGATCACCGTCGCGTGGGCCGATCGACCGGGGCTGGCAGTGCCGATCACGGGCGGCATCGTCGGCGGCACGATCAGCGCGCTCGCCCCCGCATCCGACGGTGGCACCCTCGCGGGCGTCGCGGCGGCCTACAACGAGACGGCGACCGCGCTGGCGACCGCCGTGAACGACGTGCACCGCACGGGAGTCACGTCTTCCGGCGCTGCCGGGGGCGACTTCTTCGCGCTCAACGGTGCCGGTCCGGCCGCTCTCGGCCTCAGCGTGGTTCCGACCGGTCTCGACCAGCTCGCCTTGGCGGCTCCGGGTGCCGGCGCCAAGGACACGACGATCGCCGACCGCATCAGCGCGCTCAGCTCATCGGCGACAGGGCCCACCAAGACCTGGTCGACCTTCGTCACGGGGTTCGCGGTATCCGTCGCAGGCGACCTGCAGCGCGCCGACATCGCCGACATGGGAGCTGTCGCGGCGGTCACCGCCCAGCAGTCGAACTCGTCGGTCGACGGCGATGAGGAGACGATCAACCTCCTGACCTACCAGACCGCCTATCAGGCAGCGGCTCGTGTGCTGACCGCTGTCGATGAGGCACTGGACCTGTTGATCAACCGCACAGGCCTCGTCGGCCGCTGA
- a CDS encoding HU family DNA-binding protein, producing MSTSRTLETNRVSKREFVQRFARRGGISVQAAQTAYTAMIDELLDLVGKGNTVTLTNFGKFYPQTHKGHRVQFAKDDGDAEVNDYTVLKFSATREVNRRVKVND from the coding sequence ATGAGCACTTCAAGGACGCTCGAGACGAATCGGGTCAGCAAGCGGGAGTTCGTGCAGAGGTTCGCACGACGCGGCGGCATCTCGGTTCAGGCGGCACAGACCGCGTACACGGCGATGATCGACGAGCTCCTCGACCTCGTCGGCAAGGGCAACACGGTCACGCTCACCAATTTCGGCAAGTTCTATCCGCAGACGCACAAGGGGCATCGTGTGCAGTTCGCGAAGGACGACGGAGACGCCGAGGTCAACGACTACACGGTGCTGAAGTTCTCTGCGACTCGAGAGGTGAACCGTCGAGTCAAGGTGAACGACTAG
- a CDS encoding AAA family ATPase — MTSTYIETGGHVRVYDAAVRTHHEFPLGTYRVHFTSKEGFSLIKIDDLTVGTERVYGGRDRKVDKIFRSYALTDRSLGVMLSGDKGIGKTLFLRMVAEEAREQCLPVVIVSEDNDGIVEFLDTLDECLIIFDEFEKVFPAGRRGGAEGGNRQNQFLSLFDGLSSVKRIYCLTVNDISDVSTYIVNRPGRFHYHMRFEYPGPDEVRQYLIDQAPHADPDEIENVALFSRRARLNYDHLRAIAFELEQPDAQFADVVEDLNIKAIEPSTYRIEARFPDGKVWSDEVEMNLFERGDVGRTFELRHATRSIFASFVPKDLIFEPDGSIFVPIHKLELLDDEDEEPEVYPTTVNLILVGQASYGFSL; from the coding sequence TTGACCAGCACCTACATCGAGACGGGCGGACACGTCCGCGTGTACGACGCGGCCGTCCGCACGCATCACGAGTTCCCTCTCGGCACTTATCGGGTGCATTTCACCTCGAAAGAGGGATTCAGCCTGATCAAGATCGACGACCTCACCGTGGGCACCGAACGCGTCTACGGCGGCCGCGACAGGAAGGTCGACAAGATCTTCCGCTCCTATGCCCTCACCGATCGCAGCCTCGGTGTGATGCTCTCCGGCGACAAGGGAATCGGCAAGACGCTGTTCCTGCGCATGGTCGCCGAGGAGGCCCGCGAGCAGTGCCTGCCCGTGGTGATCGTCTCAGAGGACAACGACGGCATCGTCGAGTTCCTCGACACCCTCGACGAGTGCCTGATCATCTTCGACGAGTTCGAGAAGGTCTTCCCTGCGGGGCGCCGAGGCGGTGCAGAGGGAGGCAATCGGCAGAACCAGTTCCTGTCGCTGTTCGACGGCCTCTCGTCGGTGAAGCGCATCTACTGCCTGACCGTGAACGACATCAGCGATGTCAGCACCTACATCGTCAACCGCCCGGGGCGATTCCATTACCACATGCGGTTCGAGTACCCCGGTCCCGACGAGGTGCGGCAGTATCTGATCGACCAGGCCCCGCATGCCGACCCCGATGAGATCGAGAACGTCGCCCTGTTCTCCCGCCGGGCTCGCCTCAACTACGACCATCTCCGTGCCATCGCGTTCGAGCTCGAGCAGCCGGACGCGCAGTTCGCAGATGTCGTGGAGGACCTCAACATCAAGGCGATCGAACCCAGCACCTATCGGATAGAAGCCCGTTTCCCCGACGGCAAGGTCTGGTCCGACGAGGTCGAGATGAACCTCTTCGAGCGCGGAGATGTCGGCCGCACCTTCGAACTGCGACACGCCACGCGGTCGATCTTCGCGTCCTTCGTGCCCAAAGACCTGATCTTCGAACCGGACGGCAGCATCTTCGTGCCGATCCACAAGCTCGAGCTGCTCGATGATGAAGACGAGGAGCCCGAGGTCTACCCGACGACGGTCAACCTCATCCTGGTGGGTCAGGCGAGCTACGGATTCAGTCTCTGA
- the flgL gene encoding flagellar hook-associated protein FlgL — protein sequence MIGRITSSTMTQQSLRTLQTNLADRERLQNQAASQRAFRSPSEDPAAAATALGVHGDQARVAQFARNLSDGMAWVTTVDTALGASADLLNRARDLTAQGANSGALSPTARESIAQELESISAELLAKANTRVLGRSVFAGTSDAGSAFDPATFTFNGGAGAGVHRRISDNETVRVDFDGSQAFGEGAGSAFALLNDIAADLRSGVEVGSRLGDIDARLKDVNAARGSTGARQVQIERASAQNLSASIDLEARRTEVENVDSLEVLVRLQSAELVFQSALQVTARSLQTNLMEFLR from the coding sequence ATGATCGGTCGTATCACCAGCAGCACCATGACGCAGCAGTCGCTGCGGACGCTGCAGACCAACCTCGCAGACCGCGAACGCCTGCAGAATCAGGCGGCTTCGCAGCGCGCCTTCCGCTCGCCGAGCGAAGACCCTGCTGCCGCGGCCACCGCGCTCGGCGTGCACGGCGACCAGGCGCGCGTCGCCCAGTTCGCTCGCAACCTCAGCGACGGCATGGCGTGGGTGACAACCGTCGACACCGCTCTCGGGGCCAGCGCCGACCTGCTCAATCGCGCACGGGATCTCACGGCTCAGGGAGCCAACTCCGGGGCGCTCAGCCCGACGGCGCGCGAATCCATCGCGCAGGAGCTCGAGTCGATCAGCGCGGAGCTGCTCGCCAAGGCGAACACGAGGGTGCTCGGCCGCAGCGTCTTCGCAGGCACGAGCGACGCGGGATCCGCGTTCGATCCCGCCACGTTCACCTTCAACGGCGGGGCGGGGGCCGGAGTGCACCGCCGCATCAGCGACAACGAGACGGTGCGCGTCGATTTCGACGGCTCGCAGGCGTTCGGCGAGGGCGCCGGCAGCGCGTTCGCCCTGCTTAACGACATCGCGGCAGATCTGCGCAGCGGCGTCGAGGTCGGCTCGCGTCTCGGCGACATCGATGCGCGCCTGAAGGATGTCAACGCGGCTCGAGGATCGACAGGAGCGCGTCAGGTGCAGATCGAGCGCGCCTCGGCGCAGAACCTCTCGGCGTCGATCGACCTCGAAGCCCGCCGCACCGAGGTCGAGAACGTCGACAGCCTCGAGGTGCTCGTGCGGCTGCAGTCGGCCGAGCTCGTGTTCCAGTCCGCCCTGCAGGTGACCGCTCGATCGCTGCAGACCAATCTGATGGAGTTCCTGCGATGA
- a CDS encoding sigma-70 family RNA polymerase sigma factor: MPERARDQLVVDHLHIVGAATAYVSSRISHVSRDDLASAGALALVRAAEKFDASLGVPFGAFARARVNWALKDELRSMDWAPRDVRVRAKQTAKVRQTLSAALGRTPTVGEIAAAMGVDTAVAREGLADAERMLTSLDAPDAPEIVWTGYLPEELAIASERDEFLRRAVAALPERKRSIITAIYFDDRTVTELADELGVSHAAVSQQRAAAVRMLRDALDRHYADTPPTESAPVARSSASALDAYFERLAASGQRFTRAILSHAVGV, translated from the coding sequence GTGCCTGAGCGCGCGCGCGACCAACTCGTGGTCGATCACCTGCACATCGTCGGCGCGGCGACGGCGTACGTGTCTTCACGCATCTCTCATGTCTCCCGCGATGACCTCGCCTCCGCCGGTGCGTTGGCGCTGGTCCGTGCGGCTGAGAAGTTCGATGCGAGCCTGGGAGTGCCCTTCGGAGCGTTCGCGCGTGCGCGCGTGAATTGGGCGTTGAAAGACGAGCTGCGGTCGATGGACTGGGCACCGCGAGATGTTCGTGTGCGGGCCAAGCAGACGGCCAAGGTCAGGCAGACCCTGTCGGCGGCGCTCGGACGCACGCCCACCGTGGGGGAGATCGCGGCGGCCATGGGCGTCGACACCGCTGTCGCACGAGAGGGCCTGGCCGACGCCGAGCGTATGCTCACCAGTCTCGATGCGCCGGACGCGCCGGAGATCGTGTGGACCGGGTACCTGCCGGAAGAACTCGCGATCGCATCGGAGCGCGATGAGTTCCTGCGACGGGCCGTCGCTGCGCTGCCGGAGCGCAAGCGGTCGATCATCACGGCCATCTACTTCGACGACCGCACGGTGACGGAGCTCGCGGACGAGCTGGGCGTATCGCACGCCGCCGTCTCGCAGCAGCGAGCCGCAGCGGTGCGTATGCTCCGCGATGCGCTCGACCGTCACTACGCCGACACTCCGCCGACCGAGTCCGCGCCGGTCGCGCGCTCATCGGCGTCTGCGCTGGACGCATACTTCGAGCGTCTCGCCGCCAGCGGCCAACGGTTCACGCGCGCGATCCTGTCGCACGCCGTCGGCGTCTGA
- a CDS encoding zinc-ribbon domain-containing protein has translation MTEPVQSWWARRQFSRGRDVPYEVGTYRSQWAAYPELIRQYHPELNHGIALSQVPLAADVLLCWECRVGHRFAATPSEQRERPGRVRRQSAWCPECSMLARPQPVVLGEARAIPRRPKPQLALCTKTPDLPTGEAFSSVCAPAPASAAEARLRAALASRIAFTPGVNAVKVSRPFFRHTEVWPDILLPELRVAIEYDTVGRHGLEHVGKRQETDLRKDRALRAAGWEVIRIRTGRLEPLGPHDLQMPSVSARGVDRIVDELRQIRGPIIVDAYLTPS, from the coding sequence GTGACCGAACCAGTGCAGTCGTGGTGGGCGAGACGTCAGTTCTCGCGAGGGCGAGATGTGCCCTACGAGGTCGGCACCTATCGTTCGCAATGGGCCGCCTACCCCGAGTTGATCCGTCAGTACCACCCGGAGCTCAACCACGGCATCGCACTCTCGCAGGTGCCGCTGGCGGCCGACGTGCTGCTGTGCTGGGAGTGCCGGGTCGGTCACCGTTTCGCCGCCACTCCGTCGGAACAGCGGGAGCGACCGGGGCGGGTGCGTCGCCAGTCGGCATGGTGCCCCGAGTGCTCGATGCTCGCCCGCCCTCAGCCCGTGGTGCTGGGAGAGGCCCGCGCGATCCCGCGGCGCCCGAAACCGCAGCTCGCACTGTGCACAAAGACGCCGGACCTGCCGACCGGCGAGGCCTTCTCTAGCGTGTGTGCTCCTGCACCGGCATCCGCCGCCGAAGCCCGGCTCCGTGCCGCGCTCGCCTCCCGCATCGCCTTCACGCCGGGCGTCAACGCGGTCAAGGTCTCGCGACCGTTCTTCCGTCACACCGAGGTCTGGCCCGACATCCTGCTTCCTGAGCTTCGCGTCGCGATCGAGTACGACACCGTGGGGCGTCACGGACTCGAGCACGTCGGCAAGCGGCAGGAAACCGACCTGCGCAAGGATCGCGCCCTGCGCGCCGCCGGTTGGGAGGTCATCCGCATCCGCACAGGGCGGCTCGAACCGCTGGGCCCCCACGACCTGCAGATGCCATCGGTCTCTGCCCGCGGGGTCGATCGCATCGTCGACGAGCTCCGTCAGATCCGCGGACCGATCATCGTCGACGCGTACCTGACGCCGAGCTGA
- a CDS encoding flagellar assembly protein FliW yields the protein MSASTDQRTAALDVEFASPMPGLSPHTAFTLEQIDGAEGLHALRATDADVRLFLLDPASGDYGYEPTIPAEVRGQIGAADDSDIRVFVVANPSVDGVYINLRAPILIHAESGLAVQAILEDQRYPIRALLGG from the coding sequence ATGAGTGCGTCCACCGACCAGAGGACTGCGGCGCTGGACGTCGAGTTCGCTTCGCCGATGCCAGGGCTCAGCCCGCACACCGCGTTCACTCTCGAGCAGATCGACGGAGCGGAGGGGCTGCACGCGCTGCGGGCAACGGATGCGGATGTGCGGCTGTTCCTCCTCGATCCGGCCTCCGGCGACTACGGTTACGAGCCGACGATCCCGGCCGAAGTGCGAGGGCAGATCGGCGCCGCAGACGATTCCGACATCCGAGTGTTCGTCGTGGCGAACCCCTCGGTAGACGGCGTCTACATCAACCTGCGTGCTCCGATCCTCATTCACGCCGAGTCCGGCCTCGCGGTGCAGGCGATCCTCGAGGACCAGCGATACCCGATTCGCGCTCTCCTGGGCGGCTGA